One segment of Pyricularia oryzae 70-15 chromosome 3, whole genome shotgun sequence DNA contains the following:
- a CDS encoding splicing factor 3a subunit 3 has product MLLEDQRYVQEDLERLEQGITDRMSHEPTFIRDRLNRDHEVAQLLEQIQKQSSELISMYEDVNGLRSKEIQAIGSGDPFDEFYKQVEEIKEHHAKYPTEQAENPELRYRPGRDGPDPAQPYMVDMIFSGEEAFGKFFDLLAAHEAYINLPNVKHRSYLQYLEVFDDFAPGAGGVKRADKLTDQYFKYVGDLAEYLESFMRRARPLENLDKLFATFAADFEKLWEKDEVPHWGAEKPEANGSAPHATSTAEAVWCDACEKEFKNENVYKNHLTGRKHIKAAEQKAKRTEENDDASEAASTDAPTKGKKESAIRLKERAVAEREYRVTRLTEAMKTERDETKVNVERRQGMTERERQQELENLYNIMGSAITTYGAGGANGHQGGEGDEDEGEDGEEKIYNPLKLPLAWDGKPIPFWLYRLHGLGVEFPCEICGNFVYMGRRAYEKHFNEARHIYGLKCLGISNTSLFRDIISIEEALKLWDKIQRDRKRNMGDDGSVVQMEDAEGNVMPEKVYYDLQKQGLL; this is encoded by the exons ATGCTTTTGGAGGACCAGCGGTATGTCCAAGAGGACTTGGAACGTCTGGAACAGGGCATAACTGATCGCATGAGCCATGAGCCGACCTTT ATACGAGACCGCTTAAATCGCGACCATGAAGTTGCGCAGCTCCTCGAACAGATACAAAAACAATCTTCTGAGCTCATATCCATGTATGAGGATGTCAATGGCCTACGGTCAAAAGAGATTCAAGCCATTGGCTCGGGAGACCCATTCGACGAATTTTACAAGCAGGTTGAAGAAATCAAGGAACATCACGCCAAGTACCCTACCGAACAAGCAGAGAACCCCGAACTGAGGTACCGACCTGGACGAGATGGACCCGATCCGGCACAGCCGTACATGGTCGATATGATATTCTCGGGAGAGGAGGCCTTTGGAAAATTCTTCGACCTTTTGGCCGCCCACGAAGCCTACATAAACCTTCCCAACGTCAAGCATCGGTCCTATCTGCAATACCTCGAAGTGTTTGACGACTTCGCTCCGGGGGCGGGAGGTGTTAAGCGTGCGGATAAGCTGACGGATCAGTACTTCAAGTACGTGGGAGATTTGGCAGAGTACCTCGAGTCTTTCATGCGGAGAGCGAGGCCACTTGAGAATCTGGACAAACTCTTTGCCACGTTCGCAGCAGACTTTGAGAAGCTCTGGGAGAAGGACGAGGTACCGCATTGGGGAGCGGAAAAACCAGAAGCCAATGGATCCGCACCACATGCTACCAGCACAGCAGAGGCAGTATGGTGCGACGCTTGCGAAAAGGAGTTCAAGAATGAGAATGTATACAAGAATCATCTCACTGGTCGGAAACACATCAAGGCTGCTGAGCAGAAGGCTAAGAGGACAGAGGAGAACGACGACGCCTCTGAAGCAGCCAGCACTGACGCCCCcaccaagggcaagaaggaaTCGGCCATCCGATTGAAGGAACGTGCAGTAGCGGAACGAGAATATCGAGTAACGCGGTTAACAGAGGCGATGAAGACTGAGCGAGACGAGACCAAGGTCAACGTGGAGCGCAGGCAAGGCATGACGGAACGAGAGCGACAGCAAGAGCTGGAGAACCTTTACAACATAATGGGAAGTGCCATAACCACTTATGGTGCCGGTGGGGCCAATGGGCACCAGGGtggcgagggcgacgaggatgagggcGAAGACGGAGAGGAAAAGATTTACAACCCATTGAAGCTGCCACTAGCTTGGGATGGTAAACCGATCCCGTTCTGGCTGTACCGACTTCACGGCTTGGGCGTTGAGTTCCCCTGCGAGATCTGTGGCAATTTCGTCTACATGGGTAGGCGGGCATACGAGAAGCACTTTAACGAGGCACGGCACATCTATGGTCTCAAGTGCCTCGGTATCTCCAACACTTCGCTTTTCCGCGACATCATCAGCATCGAGGAGGCACTCAAGCTATGGGATAAGATACAGCGCGACCGCAAGCGTAATATGGGCGACGATGGTAGCGTTGTACAGATGGAGGATGCCGAGGGCAACGTGATGCCGGAGAAGGTGTACTATGATCTTCAGAAGCAGGGACTATTGTAA